One genomic segment of Gopherus flavomarginatus isolate rGopFla2 chromosome 11, rGopFla2.mat.asm, whole genome shotgun sequence includes these proteins:
- the LOC127031132 gene encoding von Willebrand factor A domain-containing protein 5A-like, with protein sequence MGSVTLQYRIQDQTYKETLQFPLQPQDGDRLPVHRLAAKSLLLELEGAVDTRSEGDRHQVLETSLSSGVVCSLTAYVGVDTERGQPVQGPLVRRDIPLTAFRAAPRRKNLLCSPMGRSPSVPMIQAQGPSRVSVDCAMACNFDNSSDVQVESRRPLIPLCDTHPQGFQREVQLIFPAKAARSGPRAIQKFSSGFTEHMFKKYCKLRAPPETTSQKERAPEESPLLRLVSLQNADGSWDLDPQLAAALGVSETDTVGRMPSKDMAPSIWATVLAVVWLHSRAMGQRDEWELLEAKAVSWVRGQAGPQLSECLEAANTLLGCSVGPAVFRL encoded by the exons ATGGGGAGCGTCACCCTGCAGTACCGCATCCAGGACCAGACCTACAAGGAGACGCTGCAGTTCCCCCTGCAGCCACAGGATGGAGACAG GCTGCCCGTTCACCGGCTGGCAGCCAAgtcgctgctgctggagctggagggaGCCGTGGACACCAGGTCGGAGGGGGACCGGCACCAGGTGCTGGAGACCAGCCTGAGCTCGGGGGTCGTCTGCTCCCTCACAGCCTACGTGGGGGTGGACACGGAGCGGGGGCAGCCGGTGCAGGGGCCGCTGGTGAGACGGGACATCCCGCTGACAG CCTTCAGGGCCGCACCCCGCAGGAAGAATTTGCTGTGTTCCCCCATGGGCCGTTCCCCCTCTGTGCCCATGATCCAGGCCCAAGGGCCCTCCCGTGTGTCCGTGGACTGCGCCATGGCCTGCAACTTTGACAACAGCTCGGATGTGCAAGTTGAGAGCCGCCGCCCCCTCATCCCCCTCTGTGACACTCACCCCCAGGGCTTCCAACGGGAAGTACAGCTTATATTCCCCGCCAAGGCCGCTCGTTCTGGCCCCCGCGCCATCCAAAAGTTCAGTTCGGGGTTCACCGAACACATGTTCAAGAAGTACTGCAAACTAAGAGCCCCGCCGGAGACCACGTCCCAGAAAG AGCGGGCACCCGAAGAGTCTCCCCTGCTGAGGCTGGTGTCTCTGCAGAATGCTGACGGCTCGTGGGACCTGGACCCCCAGCTCGCCGCTGCGCTGGGGGTGAGTGAGACCGACACCGTGGGGAGGATGCCCAGTAAG GACATGGCCCCCAGCATCTGGGCCACGGTGCTGGCCGTGGTCTGGCTGCACAGCCGGGCCATGGGGCAGCGCGacgagtgggagctgctggaggccaAGGCTGTGAGCTGGGTGCGGGGCCAAGCAG GGCCCCAGCTGAGCGAATGTCTGGAAGCCGCCAACACCCTGTTGGGCTGCAGCGTTGGCCCTGCTGTCTTCAGGCTCTGA